TCCCCGGCGGGATGGGCAAGGCCGGAGCTGACGTGCCAGCGATAGTCAGCGGGGACCTCGGCCACCGGCAACTCTCGTGGATGCAGGCGGATAGGGCGGTCACAAACTCGCTCGTACCACTCGACAGGGTTGCCGCACTCGCGGCAACGGTCGCGCTGGGCACAGCGCAGAAGCCGGGTGGGGCTGTCAGGGTCGACACGCAAAGAGCGTCGTCGGCGGGCCTGAACGGGGCTGCTGTCGCAGTGTCGGCGCGTGGATGAGGAGTACATACGCGTGAAGGTGCCAGGCAACACACCGCGCGGGCGACGCTCAGGCCGATGGAGTCCACCGAACGGCCCCATCCACGGCTACACACATTCGAGGCATCGACCAAACGTTCGCGTCGGCCTACCTGATCGGGTGATCGCCGAGCAAGCCCCGGTAGTCCGTCAGCCGTCCGTCCGTCGGGGTGGTTCATGGCCACGACAGAGGGCACCGAAGAGTTCGTCGAGAGGTGTGCTGAGCGCGTGAGCGAGGGCGTGCCAGGTGTTGAGGGTGCCGATCGTGCGACCTTGCTCGATCTCGATAAGGGTCCGTCTGGCCAGGCCACTCCGGGCGGCCAACTCGTCGTACGTCCATCCCCGCGCCGCGCGCAGCCGGGCGAGCTCCAGACGCAGAGCGTCGAAGTCCGGATCGGGCGGGAAGATCGTCACCTGACCATCCGACGGTGCAGACACCTGCCCTGTCAGTGCAGACCTCTGCCCTAATTTCCGTCAGC
This window of the Streptomyces sp. N50 genome carries:
- a CDS encoding helix-turn-helix transcriptional regulator, which translates into the protein MTIFPPDPDFDALRLELARLRAARGWTYDELAARSGLARRTLIEIEQGRTIGTLNTWHALAHALSTPLDELFGALCRGHEPPRRTDG